AAGTTGCATTTGCAACTGCGGAGGATGTGATGGCGATGTTAGAGGAACTCATCGCATTTGTATACGCCCGAATTGAGGATTATCCTGGTTTAAGCAGTCTGGGAGTGAAGCTGGAAGTGCCGGAGGTGCCATTCAAGCGTATAACATATGATGAGGCAATAGAACTGCTATCAGAAGCAGGAGAGCAGATAGAATGGGGAGAAGACCTGAGTACATCCGCTGAACAGATGCTGGGTAAGATGATAGGGGAGCATTATTTCATTACCGATTGGCCATCAGCGATAAAGCCCTTTTATGCTCAACCATCTTCACGCCGCAATGATATCTGCGATGCATTCGACCTGATGCACCCTCGACTGGAACTCGCTTCGGGTTCACAGCGTGTACATTCATATGAGTTACTCCAAAGTAAGATAGAATCAAAAGGATTGAGTGCTGATAGCTTTGAGTTTTATCTCGAAGCTTTCCGGTATGGTATGCCGCCACATGCAGGCTGGGGACTGGGCGTTGAGCGTCTGTTGATGAGCATGCTGGAGATAGGGAATATAAGGGAGGTGGTACTGTTTCCGAGGGATAGGAGAAGGCTTGTGCCTTAGTCGGGAAGGGCAAGACGGTGAGCGAAAAAGCAAAAAATTTATATGATGATAGTGCGAAGTGAAGAAGTGTGAGGAGTGTATGGCGAATATGGCAACGGAAGCTGAGGAGAAGGTAGCAGGAGTGGAGGCAGGAGTAGAAGTAGAGGCTGCAACCAGGCGAGTGATGACAGAGATAAAAGATAAGGTAGAAGGTGCGTTTCTGGGGAAGGTGGAGGAGCAGGAGGTAAAAGTGGCTCAGGAAGCATTAGTGATAGGTGGCGGAATAGCAGGTATGTATGCCGCACTGGATATAGCAGAGGCAGGTTTCACGGTGCATCTGGTTGAGAGGACACCTTCTATTGGCGGGCACATGGCACAACTTGATAAGACGTTCCCAACACTTGATTGTTCAGCATGCATCCTGACGCCGAGGATGGTGGATGTGGGTGCGCATCCGAACATAGATTTGATGAGCTATTCTGAAGTGATAGGAGTAGAAGGCTCGGTTGGGAATTTCAAAGTGAAGGTCTTGAAGAAGGCGAGGTATGTAGATGAGGATAAATGTACCGGATGCTCATCATGTGCCGATGCCTGTAGATTGAAGAACAGATTCCCAAACGAATTTGATCTGGGCTTGATGAAGAGAAGTGCGATTTACAGACCATATCCTTTTGCAATACCGGCGATATATACGGTGGATGGAGAGCACTGCTTAATGGTAAAGAAGGGCAAGTGTGGAAAGGCGACACTTGAGAGTACGCAGGAAGCGGTGAAGAAGAAAGAGAAGGGGGAGGAAGTGACGAAAGATGAGGCGCCACCGTGTGTGCTTGTGTGTGACGCGAATGCAATCAGGCACGATATGAAGGATGAGATAGTGGAGTTGACGGTAGGTGGTGTAATAATAGCAACGGGTTATGACGTTATAGACCCAACGGTCTCGCCGGAGTATAAGTATGGCGTGTATCCGAATGTGATACATGGACTGGAATTTGAGCGATTTTCGTCAGCCAGTGGACCAACGATGGGGAAGATGGAGATAAATGGCAAAGAGCCGAAGGATGCGGTTTTCATATCTTGCGTAGGTTCCAGGAACAAACAAACGGGATATGAGTATTGTTCGCGGGTATGCTGTATGTATTTAGCGAAGCAGGCGCACTTATTGAAGGAGAAGGTACCAGATTGTAACATAACAGTTCTGTATCAGGATGTGCGGGCATTTGGAAAAGGATTTGAGGAGTTTTATGGTAGAGTGAAGCATGAAGGTGTCAGTTATCGAAGGGGACTTGCCGCAGAGATATATCAAAAGCCGGGTAGTGACCGTGTGGTGGTGCGAGCGGAAGATACGATGCTGAGTGAGACATATGAGCTTGAGGCGGACCTCGTAGTGCTGGGTGTAGGATTAAAACCGAGTGAAGGCTCGGAGAAGCTGCTGGAGATGTTTGGTATATCACAAACTGCGGACCATTTTGCAAAAGAGGCGCATCCGAAGCTTAGACCTGTGGATACGGAAGTGGAAGGTGTCTTCGTAACAGGCTGTGCACAGGGTCCAAAGGATATCCCGGACAGCGTAGCGCAGGGCAAAGCGGCAGCAGCTGCTCTTCTATCGCTGCTCGCAGGCGGAAAGGCGAAGATAAGACCGTCAGTGCCAGAGATAGAGGAGGAGATGTGTATAGGCTGCAAAACACTGAAAGAGATGGCGGAGAAGATAGGGGCATAAAATAAATTGGGAATAAGAATAGGAGGCGAATGAGAGATGGGTGAAGAGGGAGAATATGAATATGATTACACGAAAGTGCCAATGCAGGGTTTTGTGAAGGGAGTAGCATACGATGCTCCGAAGGACGCACTGCGGATTGGCGTTTATGTCTGTCATTGCGGTATAAACATAAAGATGACAGTGGACGTGGAGGCGGTGATGAAGTATGCAGCGACATTACCGAACGTGGCATTAGCGCGGCATTATATATTCATGTGTTCGGACCCGGGACAGGATTTGATAAGGAAAGATTTAGCCGAGAACAGGGTGAACAGGGTGATAGTGGCATCGTGTTCACCGCGAATGCATGAACCTACATTCAGGAAGACCTGTTCTGATTCAGGGCTGAATCCATATTATTATGAGATGGCGAACATAAGGGAGCATTGCTCATGGCCTCATGCGGATTATCCAAAAGAAGCAACGGAGAAGGCGAAGGAGCTTGTGAGGAGTGCGGTAGCAAGATGCACATTACTGGAGCCACTGGAGGAGAAGGAGGTACCGGTCGCACCGGAAGTGCTGGTGATTGGGGGAGGCGTAACAGGGATGTATGCCGCACTGGATATAGTAAATGGAGGTTTCAAGGTGGACCTGGTGGAGAAGGCGCCGTCTATCGGTGGACATGTAGCACAGCTGAGCAGGACTTTTCCAACGCTTGAGCGCCCTACTTCTATTATCACACCGCGCATGATTGAAGTGGGTGCGCATCCAAATATAAATTTGATGACGAACTCAGAGGTCGAGGATATAGGTGGCTTTATTGGTAATTACACAGTGAAGGTAAGACGAAAGCCCAGATATGTGGATGTGGCTAAATGTACGGGCTGTGGTAAATGCGAGGAGGCTTGTCCGGTCAAAGATGTACCGAACGAATATAATGAAGGGTTGAGTGTTAGAACTGCCATTTATATGCCATTCCCCTTCGCGGTACCACCTGCGTATATCGTGGATGCAGAGCACTGTGCATTGTTGAAGGATGGGAAATGCGGTAACGCCACACTCGAGACGATAAAAGAGGGTAAGGAAGTACCGCCGTGCATGAGTGTATGCACGCCAGGCGCGATAGATTTCAGCGAAGAGGAGAGGATAGAGGAGTACACTGTGGGTACGATAATAGTGGCAACAGGCTATGACATAGTGGATCCGCATGTAGCAGCGGAATACAAGTATGGAGTGTATCCAAATGTGATAACGAGTCTGGAATTCGAGCGGTTGTCATCACCAAGCGGACCGACAGGCGGTAAGATAGAAATAAACGGAAAGAAGCCGAAGGAGGTTGTATTCATAAGCTGCGTGGGTTCGCGCAATAAGCAGGTGGGGAATGAGTACTGTTCGCGAATATGCTGCATGTATTTAGC
This DNA window, taken from Methanophagales archaeon, encodes the following:
- a CDS encoding CoB--CoM heterodisulfide reductase iron-sulfur subunit A family protein, yielding MGEEGEYEYDYTKVPMQGFVKGVAYDAPKDALRIGVYVCHCGINIKMTVDVEAVMKYAATLPNVALARHYIFMCSDPGQDLIRKDLAENRVNRVIVASCSPRMHEPTFRKTCSDSGLNPYYYEMANIREHCSWPHADYPKEATEKAKELVRSAVARCTLLEPLEEKEVPVAPEVLVIGGGVTGMYAALDIVNGGFKVDLVEKAPSIGGHVAQLSRTFPTLERPTSIITPRMIEVGAHPNINLMTNSEVEDIGGFIGNYTVKVRRKPRYVDVAKCTGCGKCEEACPVKDVPNEYNEGLSVRTAIYMPFPFAVPPAYIVDAEHCALLKDGKCGNATLETIKEGKEVPPCMSVCTPGAIDFSEEERIEEYTVGTIIVATGYDIVDPHVAAEYKYGVYPNVITSLEFERLSSPSGPTGGKIEINGKKPKEVVFISCVGSRNKQVGNEYCSRICCMYLAKQAHLVKEQLPDANVTVCYQDVRAFGKGFEEFYGEVKKEGVFYLRGLPAEIYRKPGSDRVVVRGENTLIGEPYEKEADLVVLGVGLVPNKGVESVVDMLKLSKSTDRFLLEAHPKLRPVDTATDGVFIAGCCVSPKDITDSIAQGKAAASGSLVYLIEGKAKIEPAISEINEEICIGCRCCEQTCPFGALVFDELRHVMTVNEAVCKGCGACNSICPSGAATMKHYRDRQVYAQIDALTETAMPMPVMMHEEGVAAESEPESGEQSAE
- a CDS encoding CoB--CoM heterodisulfide reductase iron-sulfur subunit A family protein → MKKCEECMANMATEAEEKVAGVEAGVEVEAATRRVMTEIKDKVEGAFLGKVEEQEVKVAQEALVIGGGIAGMYAALDIAEAGFTVHLVERTPSIGGHMAQLDKTFPTLDCSACILTPRMVDVGAHPNIDLMSYSEVIGVEGSVGNFKVKVLKKARYVDEDKCTGCSSCADACRLKNRFPNEFDLGLMKRSAIYRPYPFAIPAIYTVDGEHCLMVKKGKCGKATLESTQEAVKKKEKGEEVTKDEAPPCVLVCDANAIRHDMKDEIVELTVGGVIIATGYDVIDPTVSPEYKYGVYPNVIHGLEFERFSSASGPTMGKMEINGKEPKDAVFISCVGSRNKQTGYEYCSRVCCMYLAKQAHLLKEKVPDCNITVLYQDVRAFGKGFEEFYGRVKHEGVSYRRGLAAEIYQKPGSDRVVVRAEDTMLSETYELEADLVVLGVGLKPSEGSEKLLEMFGISQTADHFAKEAHPKLRPVDTEVEGVFVTGCAQGPKDIPDSVAQGKAAAAALLSLLAGGKAKIRPSVPEIEEEMCIGCKTLKEMAEKIGA